A single region of the Pseudalkalibacillus berkeleyi genome encodes:
- a CDS encoding ABC transporter substrate-binding protein, producing MFNKIRRHIVGAVTILLAVTIIAAGCSNNSSNDKVRVAEVTRSIFYAPQYVAIEKGFFEEEGIEIDLTTTWGGDKTMTTLLSNGADIALVGSETTIYVYAQGTNDPVINFAQLTQTDGTFLVAREKPETFAWDQLKGSTFLGQRKGGMPQMAGEFGLRKHGIDPHKDLNLIQNIEFANIANSFASGTGDYVQLFEPTASLFEQEGIGHIVASFGKESGKIPYTTFMTKQSYLNENEDVIERFTRGLYKAQQWVDSHSAKEIAEVIAPYFDDTPIDLIETVTQRYKEQHSYATNPILDIEEWNNLQTIMDEAGELPKQVDHDILVNTEIAEKVAQ from the coding sequence ATGTTTAATAAGATAAGACGGCATATTGTAGGAGCTGTTACTATATTGCTAGCTGTGACGATCATCGCAGCAGGATGCTCCAATAATTCTTCCAATGATAAAGTAAGAGTTGCAGAGGTTACACGATCCATTTTCTATGCACCTCAATACGTTGCCATTGAAAAAGGTTTTTTTGAAGAAGAAGGGATTGAGATTGACCTTACGACAACTTGGGGCGGAGACAAAACCATGACCACCTTGTTATCAAATGGAGCTGATATTGCACTTGTCGGTTCTGAGACAACAATTTATGTATACGCTCAAGGAACGAACGATCCAGTCATCAACTTTGCTCAATTAACACAAACCGATGGCACCTTCCTTGTCGCACGAGAAAAGCCGGAGACTTTCGCATGGGACCAATTGAAAGGTAGCACTTTCCTAGGTCAGCGAAAAGGCGGAATGCCACAAATGGCAGGTGAATTCGGTCTAAGAAAACATGGTATTGATCCTCATAAAGATCTCAATCTTATTCAAAATATAGAGTTCGCTAATATCGCCAATTCATTCGCTTCAGGCACAGGAGACTATGTACAATTGTTTGAACCAACTGCAAGCTTGTTTGAACAAGAAGGAATCGGACACATCGTTGCTTCATTTGGTAAAGAATCAGGAAAAATTCCTTATACTACTTTCATGACAAAGCAAAGCTATCTGAACGAAAATGAAGATGTCATTGAACGATTCACACGTGGACTATACAAAGCTCAGCAATGGGTCGATAGCCACTCTGCAAAAGAAATAGCTGAAGTAATCGCTCCTTACTTTGATGATACGCCAATCGATTTAATTGAAACAGTAACTCAACGATACAAAGAACAGCACAGTTATGCAACGAATCCGATCCTGGATATAGAAGAATGGAATAACCTTCAAACCATTATGGATGAAGCAGGAGAACTGCCTAAACAAGTTGACCATGACATTCTAGTCAACACTGAAATCGCTGAAAAAGTTGCCCAGTAA
- a CDS encoding ABC transporter ATP-binding protein: MSFLTIDRLTHAYFSPTSITNALEDITLEVEEGEFVSLLGPSGCGKTTLLSLIAGLLKPTVGSIKVNNEYVQNAQHQIGYMFQQDYLFPWRTIEENILLGLKIQHKLDDMSTTFTLDLLDQLNLSHTRSKYPRELSGGMRQRIALVRTLATQPVLLLLDEPFSALDYQTKLKLENLVFKTLKEHHKTAVLVTHDIGESIAMSDRVVVLSANPGKIKSIHTVPEHLRKIEPLHVRNHPDFKHIFQTIWEELNELDHEN; encoded by the coding sequence TTGTCTTTCTTAACAATCGATCGACTCACTCATGCTTACTTCTCCCCAACATCTATCACAAACGCACTTGAAGATATTACACTTGAGGTTGAAGAGGGAGAGTTCGTTTCCCTCCTCGGACCAAGTGGCTGCGGGAAAACTACATTATTATCATTAATAGCAGGTTTACTAAAACCAACAGTAGGTTCTATTAAAGTGAATAATGAATATGTGCAAAACGCTCAACATCAAATAGGATATATGTTTCAGCAAGATTACCTTTTTCCTTGGCGTACGATTGAAGAAAACATTTTGCTTGGGTTGAAGATACAACATAAATTAGATGACATGAGCACGACATTCACGCTCGATTTACTTGATCAGTTAAACCTAAGTCATACGCGTTCTAAATATCCTCGTGAGCTTTCTGGGGGGATGAGACAGCGCATTGCTCTCGTGAGAACACTAGCGACACAACCTGTTCTTCTTTTGCTAGATGAACCTTTCTCAGCATTAGATTATCAGACGAAACTTAAGCTTGAAAATCTAGTATTCAAAACATTGAAAGAACATCACAAAACTGCGGTGCTCGTTACGCATGACATTGGGGAATCTATTGCAATGTCTGACCGTGTAGTCGTCCTATCTGCCAATCCAGGTAAAATAAAATCAATCCACACAGTCCCAGAACATTTACGAAAAATAGAACCCTTACACGTTCGAAATCATCCA
- the pckA gene encoding phosphoenolpyruvate carboxykinase (ATP) yields MNTAQFTSLTDELISKSTTQKNLATPTLVEKAISRGEGVLSSTGALQVETGKYTGRSPKDKYIVMEPSVKDKIDWGSVNQPIEEEKFNNLYRKVLKYLDEKEETFVFEGFAGADKAYQLPLQVINEYAWHNLFARQLFIRPNESDLNGFTPQFQVISAPGFLADPEVDGTNSETFIIISFEKRIVLIGGTEYAGEIKKSIFSVMNYILPEQDILSMHCSANVGQEGDVALFFGLSGTGKTTLSADPNRRLIGDDEHGWANNGVFNIEGGCYAKCINLSAEKEPQIWNAIKFGTVLENVVSDKETREVDYDNTTLTENTRAAYPIDAIPNVITPSVAGNPNTIIFLTADAFGVLPPISKLTKEQAMYHFLSGYTSKLAGTERGVTSPQATFSTCFGSPFLPLHAERYAKMLGEKIEQHDVDVYLVNTGWSGGEYGVGKRMNLPYTRAMVQAALEGELRSTETVKDPIFGLNIPTQCPGVPGEVLQPKKTWADQEAYDAKAKELALKFKENFNKFENVSSDIKNAGPTV; encoded by the coding sequence ATGAATACGGCACAATTTACTTCACTTACCGATGAACTTATAAGTAAATCTACAACTCAAAAGAATTTAGCAACTCCGACTTTAGTTGAAAAAGCAATCTCACGTGGCGAAGGTGTCCTTTCATCAACAGGTGCATTACAAGTTGAAACAGGAAAATACACAGGTCGTTCACCTAAAGATAAATATATCGTAATGGAACCTTCTGTGAAAGACAAGATTGACTGGGGATCGGTCAACCAGCCAATTGAAGAAGAGAAATTCAATAACTTATATAGAAAAGTACTTAAATACTTAGATGAAAAAGAAGAAACTTTCGTATTTGAAGGTTTCGCTGGTGCGGACAAAGCTTATCAATTACCACTTCAAGTCATTAATGAATATGCTTGGCACAATCTTTTTGCTCGTCAGCTTTTCATCCGCCCAAATGAAAGCGATTTAAATGGCTTTACACCGCAATTTCAAGTTATTTCTGCACCAGGATTTCTTGCAGATCCTGAAGTAGATGGAACGAATTCTGAAACGTTTATTATTATCTCATTTGAAAAACGGATCGTACTCATCGGTGGTACTGAATATGCTGGAGAAATTAAGAAATCCATCTTTTCTGTCATGAACTACATCCTGCCAGAACAAGATATCCTTTCTATGCACTGTTCAGCAAATGTAGGGCAAGAAGGCGATGTTGCTTTGTTTTTCGGACTAAGTGGTACTGGGAAGACGACACTATCCGCTGACCCTAATCGCCGACTTATTGGTGATGATGAACACGGTTGGGCAAATAACGGTGTCTTTAATATTGAAGGTGGATGCTACGCAAAATGTATCAACCTTTCTGCAGAAAAAGAACCACAAATCTGGAATGCTATTAAATTCGGAACTGTTCTTGAGAACGTCGTATCCGATAAAGAAACGCGCGAAGTTGATTATGACAACACGACATTGACTGAAAATACGCGTGCGGCATATCCGATTGATGCCATTCCGAATGTCATCACGCCAAGTGTTGCAGGAAACCCGAACACGATCATCTTCTTGACTGCTGATGCATTCGGCGTATTGCCTCCAATCAGTAAGCTAACTAAAGAACAAGCCATGTATCACTTCCTATCTGGCTACACAAGTAAACTTGCTGGAACAGAGCGTGGCGTAACATCACCACAAGCGACGTTCTCTACTTGCTTCGGTTCTCCATTTTTACCTTTGCATGCTGAACGTTACGCTAAAATGCTTGGTGAGAAAATAGAACAACACGATGTGGACGTTTATCTCGTAAACACTGGCTGGTCTGGTGGAGAGTATGGCGTAGGTAAGCGAATGAACCTTCCATATACACGTGCAATGGTTCAAGCTGCACTTGAAGGAGAATTACGCTCAACTGAGACAGTAAAGGATCCGATCTTCGGACTAAACATACCAACTCAGTGCCCAGGCGTACCTGGTGAAGTTTTACAACCTAAGAAAACTTGGGCAGACCAAGAGGCTTACGATGCAAAAGCGAAGGAACTTGCATTGAAGTTCAAAGAAAACTTCAACAAATTCGAAAATGTAAGCAGTGACATTAAAAACGCAGGACCAACTGTATAA
- a CDS encoding alpha/beta hydrolase family protein, with translation MYESNQIEHMQRFPSPHPHIKLFVVSYRSDGLLVKGLLAVPDHEDELPGLLYLRGGIKQVGKVRISRVIQFASRGFVVFAPHYRGNEGGEGFEDFCGEDRNDAFSALQVLESLSCTDSGDLHVFGFSRGGPMALFTAAQFPHMIQSVVVWGGVTDMKLTYEERHSLRKMMKRVVGGSVYKYPERYEWRTPLTEVSKFKAPVLIIHGVYDENVSIKHAYLLEEELKSNDRSYETWYIQDDHHFNPEKKRQVTHDLCDWMKNQKE, from the coding sequence ATGTATGAATCCAACCAAATTGAACATATGCAACGCTTTCCATCTCCACATCCTCACATAAAACTGTTTGTGGTTTCCTATCGAAGTGATGGTCTTCTCGTAAAAGGACTGTTAGCAGTTCCCGATCATGAAGATGAGTTACCAGGACTGTTGTATTTGAGAGGTGGTATTAAACAAGTAGGGAAGGTAAGAATTTCTAGAGTGATCCAGTTTGCTTCAAGAGGTTTTGTCGTCTTTGCTCCGCACTATCGAGGAAATGAAGGCGGAGAGGGGTTTGAGGACTTCTGTGGTGAAGATCGTAATGATGCCTTTTCAGCCCTCCAAGTACTAGAGAGTTTGTCTTGTACGGACTCGGGAGATCTACATGTCTTTGGCTTTTCAAGAGGAGGACCGATGGCTTTGTTTACGGCAGCTCAATTTCCTCATATGATTCAATCTGTTGTCGTATGGGGAGGGGTAACCGATATGAAGCTTACGTATGAAGAACGACATAGCTTACGTAAGATGATGAAGCGTGTCGTTGGAGGATCTGTCTATAAATATCCTGAACGGTATGAATGGCGTACACCACTAACAGAAGTGTCGAAATTTAAGGCGCCAGTCTTAATTATTCATGGTGTTTACGATGAAAATGTATCGATTAAGCATGCGTATTTGCTTGAAGAGGAGTTGAAGTCGAACGATCGATCATACGAAACGTGGTACATACAAGACGATCATCACTTCAATCCAGAGAAAAAGCGACAAGTCACTCACGATCTTTGCGATTGGATGAAAAATCAGAAGGAGTAG